Proteins found in one Nocardia brasiliensis ATCC 700358 genomic segment:
- a CDS encoding acyl-CoA synthetase, with product MKLAEVATQAAAVARRAVDETYYATLAVRAGLVTPEWPDRLARMGAAVYRSGLLGGLTGVAAVRYRDRAALIDELGTLTFRELDERTTALANAWRVRGLRDGETVAILARNHRGFHYAVFAAAKCGARIVLLNTDFAGPQLREVVAREGADLLVFDEEYTEILGDLTAPRGRFRAWAEEAGVGTLENLIAGAPRTPLRRATTTAKVILLTSGTTGTPKGAPRRDPTSLAPLGALLDKVPFRAKEITECPAPLFHTLGFAHVALALGFGSTLVLRRRFDPQAVLDSMHRHRATSLIAVPVMLQRLVDLGPQARAGHDFSALRIIFVAGSQLGADLCTRVTDAFGPVIYNLYGSTEVAYATIATPADLAVEPGCVGSPVSSATVKILDDDGNELPPGHTGRIFVGNNFQFEGYTGGGDKARVGKLMSSGDVGHFDSAGRLFIDGRDDDMIVSGGENVFPGEVEELLAAHPAVAEVSAFGVPDERHGQRLRAVLVVREGHSLAEDEVREHVKAHLARFKVPRDVLFVDELPRNPTGKVLKRVLREL from the coding sequence ATGAAGCTCGCCGAGGTCGCCACCCAGGCCGCGGCGGTGGCGCGCCGGGCCGTCGACGAAACCTATTACGCCACCTTGGCGGTGCGGGCCGGCCTGGTGACGCCGGAATGGCCGGACCGGCTCGCCAGGATGGGCGCGGCGGTCTATCGCTCCGGCCTGCTCGGCGGGCTCACCGGGGTGGCCGCGGTGCGCTACCGGGATCGCGCCGCGCTGATCGATGAGCTGGGCACGCTCACCTTCCGGGAACTCGACGAGCGCACCACCGCGCTGGCCAACGCCTGGCGGGTGCGCGGCCTGCGCGACGGCGAGACCGTGGCGATCCTGGCCCGCAACCATCGCGGCTTCCACTACGCGGTCTTCGCCGCGGCCAAGTGCGGCGCTCGAATCGTGTTGCTCAACACCGATTTCGCGGGCCCGCAGCTGCGCGAGGTGGTCGCGCGCGAGGGCGCCGACCTGCTGGTCTTCGACGAGGAGTACACCGAGATCCTCGGCGATCTCACCGCGCCGCGCGGGCGCTTCCGGGCCTGGGCCGAGGAAGCCGGCGTCGGCACGCTGGAGAATCTGATCGCGGGCGCGCCGCGGACCCCGCTGCGCCGCGCCACCACCACCGCGAAGGTCATCCTCCTGACCAGCGGCACGACCGGAACGCCGAAAGGCGCGCCGCGGCGTGACCCGACCTCGCTCGCGCCGCTGGGCGCGCTGCTGGACAAGGTGCCGTTCCGGGCCAAGGAGATCACCGAATGCCCGGCGCCGCTGTTCCATACGCTCGGCTTCGCGCACGTGGCCCTCGCGCTCGGTTTCGGTTCCACGCTGGTGCTGCGCCGCCGATTCGACCCGCAGGCGGTGCTGGACAGCATGCACCGGCATCGCGCCACCTCGCTGATCGCCGTCCCGGTGATGCTGCAACGCCTGGTCGATCTGGGGCCGCAAGCCCGTGCGGGACATGACTTCTCCGCGCTGCGGATCATCTTCGTCGCCGGCTCGCAGCTGGGCGCCGACCTCTGCACCCGGGTGACCGACGCGTTCGGCCCGGTGATCTACAACCTGTACGGCTCCACCGAGGTGGCCTACGCGACCATCGCCACGCCCGCCGACCTGGCCGTCGAACCCGGATGTGTGGGTAGCCCGGTCTCCAGCGCCACCGTGAAAATCCTCGACGACGACGGCAACGAACTGCCGCCGGGACACACCGGACGGATCTTCGTCGGCAACAACTTCCAGTTCGAGGGCTATACCGGCGGCGGGGACAAGGCGCGCGTCGGCAAGCTGATGTCCAGCGGGGATGTCGGCCACTTCGACAGTGCGGGCAGGCTTTTCATCGATGGCCGCGACGACGACATGATCGTGTCCGGTGGGGAGAACGTCTTCCCCGGCGAGGTGGAGGAGCTGCTCGCCGCGCACCCGGCGGTCGCGGAGGTGAGTGCGTTCGGCGTGCCGGACGAGCGGCACGGGCAGCGGCTGCGCGCGGTGCTGGTGGTCCGGGAAGGACATTCGCTGGCCGAGGACGAGGTGCGTGAGCACGTCAAAGCGCATCTGGCCCGGTTCAAGGTGCCGCGTGACGTGCTGTTCGTCGACGAACTCCCGCGCAATCCCACCGGGAAGGTGCTCAAACGCGTGCTGCGCGAGCTGTGA
- the sigK gene encoding ECF RNA polymerase sigma factor SigK — protein MQAGDSAIGKPGSAPWYRFGDPVPDGIGEDAAIVACPRPSAAARQRSALVSRELTALLAAIGSGDRAAFTEFYRRTSARVFGLAVRILRSHATAEEVAQEVYLQVWSHAARYDPKLSSPIGWLMMLAHRRAVDRVRAEAAAAGRDLAFAHAHAGRDHDVVAESVTQRMEEQTVADCLDTLTPTQREAIALAYYSGRTYREVADHLSVPLPTVKTRIRDGLKRLEKCLSGEGADG, from the coding sequence ATGCAGGCAGGTGATTCGGCCATCGGCAAGCCCGGTTCTGCGCCCTGGTACCGATTCGGAGACCCGGTGCCGGACGGAATCGGCGAGGATGCGGCGATCGTCGCGTGCCCGCGGCCGAGTGCCGCTGCTCGACAGCGATCCGCGCTCGTCAGCCGCGAACTGACCGCCCTGCTGGCCGCGATCGGCAGCGGGGATCGGGCCGCGTTCACCGAGTTCTACCGGCGCACCAGCGCCCGGGTGTTCGGGCTCGCCGTGCGGATCCTGCGCAGCCACGCCACCGCGGAAGAAGTCGCGCAGGAGGTGTACCTACAGGTCTGGTCGCACGCCGCACGCTACGACCCGAAACTGTCGAGCCCGATCGGCTGGCTGATGATGCTCGCGCATCGCCGCGCGGTCGACCGGGTGCGCGCCGAAGCCGCCGCGGCCGGGCGCGACCTGGCGTTCGCGCACGCGCACGCGGGCCGCGATCACGATGTGGTCGCCGAATCGGTGACACAGCGGATGGAAGAGCAGACGGTCGCCGACTGCCTCGATACGCTCACCCCGACCCAGCGGGAAGCGATCGCCCTCGCCTACTACTCCGGGCGGACGTACCGTGAAGTGGCCGATCATCTCTCGGTACCGTTGCCCACCGTGAAAACCCGTATCCGTGACGGGCTGAAGAGACTGGAGAAATGCTTGTCCGGAGAAGGCGCCGATGGCTGA
- a CDS encoding aspartate aminotransferase family protein: MNSLWHGFADMGAVERDGAFVVARGEGAYIYDAAGKRYLDATAGLWFTNVGHGRGEIADAVAAQLRQIAHYSNFGDFAEPATQELAERLSALAPVPGSKIFFTSGGSDSVDTAAKLARRYWHELGRPDKTIVVGRSKAYHGMHVAGTALAGIPVNREGYGELMADARTVDWDDAKALLALIEEIGAERIAAFFCEPIIGAGGIYLPPQGYLAEVRRICRDHDILFVADEVVTGFGRIGGSWFASSRFDLEPDLMTTAKGLTSGYLPMGAVFIAPRVAEPFFSGGVWWRHGYTYGGHAGSAAAALANLDIVERENLLAEAARLESTLHTKLAPLAEHPRVAEVRSGLGAVAAVQLVDPAEGLPMVKTLRAHGVSSRAAGQGAMQISPSFVMTDEQVDELVAGFTAALG; encoded by the coding sequence ATGAACTCGCTATGGCACGGTTTTGCCGATATGGGTGCGGTCGAGCGGGACGGCGCGTTCGTCGTCGCCCGGGGCGAGGGCGCCTATATCTACGATGCCGCGGGCAAGCGCTATCTGGACGCCACGGCCGGGCTGTGGTTCACCAATGTCGGGCACGGGCGTGGCGAGATCGCGGACGCGGTCGCCGCGCAGCTGCGCCAGATCGCGCACTACTCCAACTTCGGCGACTTCGCCGAGCCCGCCACCCAGGAACTGGCCGAGCGGCTTTCCGCGCTGGCACCGGTGCCGGGCAGCAAGATCTTCTTCACCTCCGGCGGCTCGGACTCGGTGGACACCGCCGCCAAGCTGGCCCGCCGGTACTGGCACGAGCTCGGCCGCCCGGACAAGACGATCGTGGTCGGGCGCAGCAAGGCCTACCACGGCATGCACGTCGCGGGCACCGCGCTGGCGGGCATCCCGGTCAACCGCGAAGGCTACGGCGAGCTGATGGCCGACGCGCGCACCGTCGACTGGGACGACGCCAAGGCGCTGCTCGCGCTGATCGAGGAGATCGGCGCCGAACGCATCGCCGCGTTCTTCTGCGAACCCATCATCGGCGCGGGCGGCATCTACCTGCCGCCGCAGGGCTATCTCGCCGAGGTGCGGCGGATCTGCCGGGATCACGACATCCTGTTCGTCGCCGACGAGGTGGTCACCGGTTTCGGCCGGATCGGCGGCTCGTGGTTCGCCTCGTCGCGCTTCGACCTCGAGCCCGACCTGATGACCACCGCGAAGGGCCTGACCTCCGGCTACCTCCCGATGGGCGCGGTGTTCATCGCCCCGCGTGTCGCCGAGCCGTTCTTCAGCGGCGGTGTCTGGTGGCGGCACGGCTACACCTACGGCGGGCACGCGGGTTCGGCCGCCGCCGCGCTGGCCAACCTCGATATCGTCGAGCGGGAGAACCTCCTGGCCGAGGCCGCGCGCCTGGAGTCCACCTTGCACACGAAGCTGGCCCCGCTGGCCGAGCACCCCCGGGTCGCGGAGGTGCGCAGTGGACTGGGCGCCGTGGCCGCGGTGCAGCTGGTGGACCCCGCCGAAGGGCTGCCGATGGTGAAAACCCTGCGCGCCCACGGTGTTTCCAGCCGCGCGGCGGGCCAGGGCGCGATGCAGATCTCGCCGTCGTTCGTGATGACCGACGAACAGGTCGACGAGCTGGTCGCCGGCTTCACCGCCGCACTCGGCTGA
- a CDS encoding Pr6Pr family membrane protein, whose amino-acid sequence MSADTGTALFYRILRVAFGVLGAVALAWIPLRDLHEDAFSLGNYFSFFTIQSNVLGVLVLLIGGLVDPQSHRWQVVRGATTLYLLITGVIYAVLLANIDVMLTDRWINDVMHRVLPIVLVADWVLVPASARVALSPRLIVLWLVYPLIYGAYTLIRGPLVDWYPYPFIDPRGQGYISLTIGLIVLTGVFTLLAVAIAAVGGRARHRVS is encoded by the coding sequence ATGAGCGCCGATACGGGCACGGCTTTGTTCTATCGGATTCTGCGGGTCGCCTTCGGTGTGCTCGGTGCCGTCGCGCTGGCCTGGATCCCGCTGCGTGACCTGCACGAGGACGCGTTCTCCCTCGGAAACTACTTCAGCTTCTTCACGATTCAGTCGAACGTGCTCGGCGTGCTGGTGTTGCTGATCGGCGGCCTGGTGGACCCGCAAAGTCACCGCTGGCAGGTGGTGCGCGGCGCGACGACGCTGTATCTGCTCATCACCGGTGTGATCTATGCGGTCCTGCTGGCGAATATCGACGTGATGCTGACCGATCGCTGGATCAACGACGTCATGCACCGGGTGCTGCCGATCGTGCTGGTGGCCGATTGGGTGCTGGTCCCGGCCAGCGCGCGGGTGGCGCTGTCGCCGCGCTTGATCGTGCTCTGGCTCGTCTATCCGCTGATCTACGGCGCGTACACCCTGATCCGCGGCCCGCTGGTGGACTGGTACCCGTATCCGTTCATCGATCCGCGTGGTCAGGGCTATATCTCCCTGACCATCGGCCTGATCGTGTTGACCGGCGTCTTCACGTTGCTGGCCGTCGCCATCGCCGCGGTCGGCGGCCGGGCTCGCCACCGCGTGTCATGA
- a CDS encoding AraC family transcriptional regulator: protein MASWEWRRSVTHAVILVELGEDHGLTQSQCLHGTEVDPRLLKTPGAEITAAQELGIVRNIVTQLGDPPGLGLEAGSRTHITTLGVFALAVLSSPTMGQAIDVAMRYFSLMTSFARAWHVYRDDEIWLYGDDRDLPADLRAFLAERDVSALLTNWFLVFGVPPPVLRAEIAGGLGPRLAPILEQFEIPSTESAELQLAVFDAADVDAPMPQASPLTAQLFEEQCDELLQRRGLRQGVAGSVRSVLMHRMNGRLSQEEVAAGLHMSLRTMRRRLADEGTSYRRLCAETFGTLAEELLATGLTVEDVAYRMGYSGAPSFSNAFKQWRGVSPGRFARTAADRYRTSVTH, encoded by the coding sequence GTGGCCTCATGGGAGTGGCGGCGGTCGGTGACACACGCGGTGATCCTCGTCGAGCTCGGAGAAGATCACGGTCTGACCCAGTCGCAGTGCCTGCACGGCACGGAAGTCGATCCCCGCCTGCTGAAGACGCCCGGTGCGGAAATCACCGCGGCACAAGAGCTGGGCATCGTCCGCAATATCGTCACGCAGCTCGGCGATCCGCCGGGCCTCGGCCTCGAAGCCGGCTCCCGCACCCACATCACCACCCTCGGGGTGTTCGCGCTCGCGGTGCTCAGCAGCCCGACCATGGGTCAGGCCATCGACGTCGCCATGCGCTACTTCAGCCTGATGACCTCCTTCGCGCGCGCCTGGCACGTGTACCGCGACGACGAGATCTGGCTCTACGGCGACGACCGTGACCTGCCCGCCGATCTGCGCGCGTTCCTCGCCGAACGGGATGTCTCAGCGCTGCTGACGAATTGGTTCCTCGTGTTCGGTGTGCCGCCGCCGGTGTTGCGCGCCGAGATCGCGGGGGGACTGGGTCCGCGGCTGGCACCGATCCTGGAACAGTTCGAGATCCCGAGCACCGAATCCGCCGAACTGCAACTGGCCGTGTTCGACGCCGCCGACGTGGACGCGCCGATGCCGCAGGCGAGTCCGCTCACCGCACAGCTCTTCGAGGAGCAGTGCGACGAGCTGCTACAGCGTCGCGGCCTGCGCCAAGGGGTGGCCGGTTCGGTGCGTTCGGTGCTGATGCACCGGATGAACGGCAGGCTGAGCCAGGAGGAGGTCGCCGCCGGGCTGCACATGAGCCTGCGCACCATGCGCCGCCGGTTGGCCGATGAAGGCACCTCCTATCGCAGGCTCTGCGCGGAAACCTTCGGCACCCTCGCCGAAGAGTTGCTCGCGACGGGACTGACCGTCGAGGACGTCGCCTACCGGATGGGATATTCGGGCGCACCGAGCTTTTCGAACGCGTTCAAACAGTGGCGGGGTGTGTCGCCCGGGCGTTTCGCGCGGACCGCCGCCGATCGGTACCGGACGTCGGTGACCCACTGA
- a CDS encoding SDR family NAD(P)-dependent oxidoreductase: MSRKTLAGKRIAITGGAHGIGRETALAFLAEGADVVIGDMDVGSVRAVADQLARTHGGTVVGLALDVTDSARFASFLGSAERKLGGLDVVVNAADVMPSGPFLAETEAESDHQIDINLRAVITGTRLAAERFAARGHGQIVNIGTAAGVTGALGVAVYCATKHGVVGLGAALDHELAERGVTVSTVAAGSITDPVAVADAVVEAVVRQRGGLISVAAPRGLRALRPPSELLRRLFARDGQAH, encoded by the coding sequence ATGTCTCGAAAAACACTCGCTGGCAAACGGATCGCGATCACCGGGGGCGCGCACGGCATCGGGCGCGAGACCGCACTGGCTTTCCTGGCGGAAGGCGCCGACGTCGTGATCGGGGACATGGATGTCGGCTCGGTGCGCGCGGTGGCCGACCAACTCGCCAGGACGCACGGCGGCACCGTGGTGGGGCTGGCCCTCGATGTCACCGACAGCGCTCGGTTCGCGAGCTTTCTCGGCTCCGCCGAACGCAAGCTCGGCGGGCTAGACGTCGTGGTGAACGCCGCCGACGTGATGCCGTCGGGTCCGTTCCTCGCCGAGACCGAGGCCGAATCCGACCACCAGATCGATATCAACCTGCGCGCGGTGATCACCGGAACCCGTTTGGCCGCTGAACGATTCGCCGCTCGCGGGCACGGCCAGATCGTGAACATCGGGACCGCGGCCGGGGTGACCGGAGCCTTGGGTGTCGCGGTGTACTGCGCGACCAAGCACGGCGTGGTCGGGCTCGGCGCGGCACTCGATCACGAACTCGCCGAGCGGGGTGTCACCGTCAGCACGGTGGCGGCCGGGTCGATCACCGATCCGGTGGCGGTCGCCGACGCGGTCGTCGAGGCGGTGGTCCGGCAGCGGGGCGGGCTGATCAGTGTGGCCGCGCCCAGGGGCCTGCGAGCTTTGCGACCGCCGAGCGAGCTACTGCGCCGCCTCTTCGCGCGCGACGGGCAAGCGCACTGA
- a CDS encoding GNAT family N-acetyltransferase — protein sequence MSSNTDQSDIESAQTSSLALRIVVDDLTGPEIAALLTEHLEDMAANSPAESMHALDLDALRRPEITFWTGWDGTVLAGCAALKELDAEHAEIKSMRTAATHKRRGVASILLRHLLAEAAARGYRRVSLETGTPAFFAPAQQLYAAHGFVSCPPFGEYRVDPYSTFMTRSL from the coding sequence ATGTCCAGCAATACCGACCAGTCCGATATCGAGTCCGCGCAGACCTCCAGCCTCGCCTTGCGCATCGTCGTCGACGATCTCACCGGACCGGAGATCGCCGCGCTGCTCACCGAACACCTCGAGGACATGGCCGCGAACTCCCCCGCCGAGAGCATGCATGCCCTCGACCTGGATGCGCTGCGCCGCCCGGAGATCACCTTCTGGACTGGTTGGGACGGCACGGTTCTCGCGGGCTGCGCGGCGCTGAAGGAACTGGACGCCGAGCACGCCGAGATCAAATCCATGCGCACCGCCGCGACGCACAAACGCCGCGGCGTCGCCTCGATCCTGCTGCGGCACTTGCTCGCCGAGGCCGCCGCGCGGGGCTATCGCCGGGTCAGCCTGGAAACCGGCACGCCGGCGTTCTTCGCGCCCGCGCAGCAGCTCTATGCCGCACACGGTTTCGTGTCGTGCCCGCCGTTCGGCGAGTACCGGGTGGACCCGTACAGCACGTTCATGACGCGCTCGCTCTGA
- a CDS encoding DUF5134 domain-containing protein: MAQFVQQYAALRWAVVAAFLITAGIVVGRMVAPVAVPEHGREHGASGPVPRGGYAESDAAHLIMCLVMLAMLMFPADANPIALRSVLTALTVVFAALLLARLAEPRTGEQRSPATDRLVPLGYHTVTAAAMLYAMSGHIPAGHADGPAPVPALVLAGLFAADALVVTVLGTFGRPGVDTPGYLGIVLRSGGCVAVLAGPRRRWAMVPHVVMDLGTAYMLIAAVSS, translated from the coding sequence GTGGCGCAGTTCGTGCAGCAGTACGCCGCGTTGCGGTGGGCGGTGGTCGCGGCCTTCCTGATCACGGCGGGAATCGTGGTGGGGCGGATGGTCGCACCGGTCGCGGTGCCGGAACACGGTCGCGAGCACGGTGCGTCGGGACCGGTGCCGCGCGGCGGGTACGCCGAATCCGACGCCGCGCACCTGATCATGTGCCTGGTCATGCTCGCGATGCTGATGTTCCCGGCTGACGCGAACCCGATCGCCCTGCGCAGTGTGCTGACCGCGCTGACGGTGGTCTTCGCGGCGTTGCTGCTGGCGCGCCTCGCGGAACCGCGCACCGGGGAACAGCGGTCACCGGCCACCGACCGGCTGGTCCCGCTCGGATATCACACGGTGACCGCCGCGGCGATGCTCTACGCCATGTCCGGACATATCCCCGCCGGACATGCCGACGGACCCGCCCCGGTGCCCGCGCTGGTGCTCGCCGGACTGTTCGCCGCGGACGCACTGGTCGTCACAGTGCTGGGCACGTTCGGCCGTCCGGGTGTCGACACGCCTGGCTACCTGGGCATTGTGCTCAGGTCGGGTGGGTGTGTCGCGGTGCTCGCCGGTCCGCGCCGACGCTGGGCGATGGTCCCGCACGTGGTGATGGACCTCGGCACCGCGTACATGTTGATCGCCGCGGTTTCGAGTTGA